From the Sanguibacter sp. HDW7 genome, the window AGCGGCAGTCGGCGAGCTTGGCGGGCAACGACGAGGTCTCGAGCGCGTTCTTGCGGCGCGAGATCTCCTTCTGCTTGCGTGCCGAGATGCGTGCACGCATCTCGGCGACGACCTTGTCGAGCAGGAGCGCCGACTGCGCCTTCTCGTCGCGCTTCGTCGACGTGAGGATCGCGCCGAGCTCCTTCTCGAGGACCTTCGAGACGATGCCGCGGACGGGTGCGGTGCCGAGGACCTCCTTCGTCTGGCCCTCGAACTGCGGCTCGGCGAGACGCACGGTGACGACCGCGGTGAGACCCGCGAGGATGTCGTCCTTCTCGATGCGTTCCGAGGAGTCCTTCGCGGTGATCTTCAGCCGGCGCGCGTTGGCCTCGATCTGCTTGCGCACGAGCTTGAGCAGCCCGGCCTCGAAGCCCGCGAGGTGCGTTCCGCCCTTGGGCGTCGCGATGATGTTGACGAACGTCCGCACGGTCGTGTCGTAGCCGGTCCCCCAGCGCAGGGCGATGTCGACCTCGCACTCTCGCTCGACCTCCCGCGGCGTCATGTGCCCGCGCTCGTCGAGCACGGGAACGGTCTCGGTGAATCGACCCGACCCCGCGAGCCGCCACGCGGCCGTCACGGCGGTGTCGGGGGCGAGGAACTCGACGAAGTCGACGGTCCCGCCCGTGTGGTGGAACTCCTCCTCCCAGGTTCCCTCGGCGCCGGGCGTCCCCTCGATGCCGCGCTCGTCGCGCAGCATGATGCGCAGGCCGGGCACGAGGAACGTCGTCTGGCGGATGCGGGCGACGAGCTCGTCGTACTGGAACGCGGCCGTGCGCAGGAAGATCTGCGTGTCCGCCCAGTAGCGCACGCGCGTCCCAGTGCGTCCGCGCGCGACCTTGCCGACAGCGCGGAGCTCGGAGGTGTCGACGAACGGCGCGAACGCCGCGTCGGGGCTCGGTCCCGTCCGCGGGTCGTCGAAGGTCCCGGGCTCGCCTCGGTGGAAGGACATGGCCCACGTCTTGCCGCCGCGGTCGACCTCGACGTCGAGGCGCGACGAGAGCGCGTTGACGACGCTCGCGCCGACGCCGTGGAGGCCGCCCGACGCGGCGTACGAGCCGCCGCCGAACTTGCCGCCCGCGTGGAGCTTCGTGAAGACGACCTCGACGCCCGAGAGTCCCGTCTTGGGCTCGACGTCGACGGGGATGCCGCGCCCGTCGTCCTCGACCGACACCGACGAGTCGGCGTGGAGCGTCACCGTGATGTTCTGACAGTGCCCGCCGAGGGCCTCGTCGACCGCGTTGTCGATGATCTCCCAGAGGCAGTGCATGAGACCGCGCGAGTCGGTGGTCCCGATATACATGCCAGGTCGCTTGCGCACCGCCTCGAGGCCCTCGAGGACGGAGAGGTGGCGGGCGGAGTAGGACTCGGTCG encodes:
- a CDS encoding type IIA DNA topoisomerase subunit B codes for the protein MPTATTESYSARHLSVLEGLEAVRKRPGMYIGTTDSRGLMHCLWEIIDNAVDEALGGHCQNITVTLHADSSVSVEDDGRGIPVDVEPKTGLSGVEVVFTKLHAGGKFGGGSYAASGGLHGVGASVVNALSSRLDVEVDRGGKTWAMSFHRGEPGTFDDPRTGPSPDAAFAPFVDTSELRAVGKVARGRTGTRVRYWADTQIFLRTAAFQYDELVARIRQTTFLVPGLRIMLRDERGIEGTPGAEGTWEEEFHHTGGTVDFVEFLAPDTAVTAAWRLAGSGRFTETVPVLDERGHMTPREVERECEVDIALRWGTGYDTTVRTFVNIIATPKGGTHLAGFEAGLLKLVRKQIEANARRLKITAKDSSERIEKDDILAGLTAVVTVRLAEPQFEGQTKEVLGTAPVRGIVSKVLEKELGAILTSTKRDEKAQSALLLDKVVAEMRARISARKQKEISRRKNALETSSLPAKLADCRSDDVERSELFIVEGDSALGTAKLARSSDFQALLPIRGKILNVQKASVSDMLRNAECAAIIQVIGAGSGRTFDLEQARYGKIVLMTDADVDGAHIRTLLLTLFFRYMRPLVEDGRVYAAVPPLHRIEVIGAGSRKNEYIYTYSEAELTATLKKLDKAGKRYKDDIQRYKGLGEMDADQLAETTMDPRLRTLRRVTLADAEIAEHVFDLLMGSDVAPRKEFIVAGAQSIDRSRIDA